In Vicugna pacos chromosome 1, VicPac4, whole genome shotgun sequence, a single window of DNA contains:
- the ALG3 gene encoding dol-P-Man:Man(5)GlcNAc(2)-PP-Dol alpha-1,3-mannosyltransferase isoform X3, whose amino-acid sequence MATARLARAAPPVAGAALHAAGGGLPLPGGDTEIDWKAYMAEVEGVINGTYDYTQLQGDTGPLVYPAGFVYIFMGLYYATGRGTDICMAQHIFAVLYLATLLLVFLIYHQTCKVPPFVFFFMCCASYRVHSIFVLRLFNDPVAMALLFLSINLLLAQRWGWGCCCFSLAVSVKMNVLLFAPGLLFLLLTQFGLRGAIPKLGICAVLQVVLGLPFLLENPVGYVSRSFDFGRQFLFRWTVNWRFLPEALFLHRAFHLALLTAHLTLLLLFALCRWHRTGESILSLLKDPSKRKVPPQPLTPNQIVFTLFTSNFIGICFSRSLHYQFYVWYFHTLPYLLWATPARWLTHLLRLLVLGLIELSWNTYPSTSCSSAALHVCHAVILLQLWLGPQPFPKTTQHSKKAH is encoded by the exons ATGGCTACGGCGCGCCTGGCAAGAGCGGCGCCTCCTGTTGCTGGAGCCGCGCTACACGCTGCTGGTGGCGGCCTGCCTCTGCCTGGCGGAG ATACAGAAATTGATTGGAAGGCCTACATGGCTGAGGTAGAGGGCGTCATCAACGGTACCTACGACTATACTCAGCTGCAGGGTGACACTGGACCTCTTGT GTACCCAGCTGGCTTTGTGTACATCTTTATGGGGCTATACTATGCCACTGGCCGGGGCACTGACATCTGCATGGCCCAACACATCTTTGCTGTGCTCTACCTGGCCACCTTGCTGCTTGTCTTCTTGATTTACCACCAGACCTGCAAG GTACCTCCCTTCGTCTTTTTCTTCATGTGCTGTGCATCATACCGTGTCCACTCCATCTTTGTGCTGCGGCTCTTCAATGACCCAGTGGCCATGGCGCTGCTCTTCCTCAGTATCAACCTACTGCTGGCCCagcgctggggctggggctgctgctgTTTCAG CCTGGCAGTCTCTGTGAAGATGAACGTGTTACTCTTCGCCCCTGGGTTATTATTCCTTCTACTCACGCAATTTGGTCTCCGTGGGGCCATCCCCAAGCTGGGCATCTGTGCTGTCCTTCAG GTGGTGCTGGGACTACCCTTCCTGCTGGAGAACCCTGTTGGCTACGTATCCCGCTCTTTTGACTTTGGCCGCCAGTTTCTATTCCGCTGGACAGTGAACTGGCgcttcctccctgaggccctcTTCCTGCATCGTGCCTTCCATCTGGCACTTTTGACCGCCCACCTCACCCTGCTGTTGCTTTTTGCCCTCTGTAGGTGGCACAG GACAGGGGAAAGTATCCTGTCACTGCTGAAGGATCCCTCTAAAAGGAAggttcctccccagcccctcacgCCCAATCA GATTGTTTTTACCCTCTTCACCTCCAACTTCATTGGCATCTGCTTCAGCCGCTCCCTTCACTACCAGTTCTACGTCTGGTATTTCCACACACTGCCCTACCTCTTGTGGGCCACGCCTGCACGCTGGCTCACACACCTGCTCAG GTTGCTGGTGCTGGGACTCATTGAGCTCTCCTGGAACACGTACCCATCCACGTCCTGCAGCTCTGCTGCCCTGCACGTGTGCCATGCTGTCATCCTGCTGCAGCTCTGGCTGggcccccagcctttccccaagACCACCCAGCACAGCAAGAAAGCCCACTGA
- the ALG3 gene encoding dol-P-Man:Man(5)GlcNAc(2)-PP-Dol alpha-1,3-mannosyltransferase isoform X1, with amino-acid sequence MAAGLRKRGRPGPAIRAAGLCGQWLRRAWQERRLLLLEPRYTLLVAACLCLAEVGITFWVIHRVAYTEIDWKAYMAEVEGVINGTYDYTQLQGDTGPLVYPAGFVYIFMGLYYATGRGTDICMAQHIFAVLYLATLLLVFLIYHQTCKVPPFVFFFMCCASYRVHSIFVLRLFNDPVAMALLFLSINLLLAQRWGWGCCCFSLAVSVKMNVLLFAPGLLFLLLTQFGLRGAIPKLGICAVLQVVLGLPFLLENPVGYVSRSFDFGRQFLFRWTVNWRFLPEALFLHRAFHLALLTAHLTLLLLFALCRWHRTGESILSLLKDPSKRKVPPQPLTPNQIVFTLFTSNFIGICFSRSLHYQFYVWYFHTLPYLLWATPARWLTHLLRLLVLGLIELSWNTYPSTSCSSAALHVCHAVILLQLWLGPQPFPKTTQHSKKAH; translated from the exons ATGGCGGCGGGCTTGAGGAAACGCGGCCGGCCGGGTCCCGCAATCCGGGCGGCGGGACTCTGCGGGCAATGGCTACGGCGCGCCTGGCAAGAGCGGCGCCTCCTGTTGCTGGAGCCGCGCTACACGCTGCTGGTGGCGGCCTGCCTCTGCCTGGCGGAGGTGGGCATCACCTTCTGGGTCATTCACAGGGTGGCAT ATACAGAAATTGATTGGAAGGCCTACATGGCTGAGGTAGAGGGCGTCATCAACGGTACCTACGACTATACTCAGCTGCAGGGTGACACTGGACCTCTTGT GTACCCAGCTGGCTTTGTGTACATCTTTATGGGGCTATACTATGCCACTGGCCGGGGCACTGACATCTGCATGGCCCAACACATCTTTGCTGTGCTCTACCTGGCCACCTTGCTGCTTGTCTTCTTGATTTACCACCAGACCTGCAAG GTACCTCCCTTCGTCTTTTTCTTCATGTGCTGTGCATCATACCGTGTCCACTCCATCTTTGTGCTGCGGCTCTTCAATGACCCAGTGGCCATGGCGCTGCTCTTCCTCAGTATCAACCTACTGCTGGCCCagcgctggggctggggctgctgctgTTTCAG CCTGGCAGTCTCTGTGAAGATGAACGTGTTACTCTTCGCCCCTGGGTTATTATTCCTTCTACTCACGCAATTTGGTCTCCGTGGGGCCATCCCCAAGCTGGGCATCTGTGCTGTCCTTCAG GTGGTGCTGGGACTACCCTTCCTGCTGGAGAACCCTGTTGGCTACGTATCCCGCTCTTTTGACTTTGGCCGCCAGTTTCTATTCCGCTGGACAGTGAACTGGCgcttcctccctgaggccctcTTCCTGCATCGTGCCTTCCATCTGGCACTTTTGACCGCCCACCTCACCCTGCTGTTGCTTTTTGCCCTCTGTAGGTGGCACAG GACAGGGGAAAGTATCCTGTCACTGCTGAAGGATCCCTCTAAAAGGAAggttcctccccagcccctcacgCCCAATCA GATTGTTTTTACCCTCTTCACCTCCAACTTCATTGGCATCTGCTTCAGCCGCTCCCTTCACTACCAGTTCTACGTCTGGTATTTCCACACACTGCCCTACCTCTTGTGGGCCACGCCTGCACGCTGGCTCACACACCTGCTCAG GTTGCTGGTGCTGGGACTCATTGAGCTCTCCTGGAACACGTACCCATCCACGTCCTGCAGCTCTGCTGCCCTGCACGTGTGCCATGCTGTCATCCTGCTGCAGCTCTGGCTGggcccccagcctttccccaagACCACCCAGCACAGCAAGAAAGCCCACTGA
- the VWA5B2 gene encoding von Willebrand factor A domain-containing protein 5B2, with amino-acid sequence MPGLYCPSSWTPLPLTDSWVRACANGPCLSLRARLTYHNPQPQPVDGVFVYPLAEAEVVSGFEAEAAGRRVSFQLQSRRRSQAACCRALGPALGASTPRRCAQGHLVLDLAQARSTLVLPTGLIAAAGTMTVTLHSSRELPSRPDGVLHVALPSVLTPLAPPGPPGPPRPPGLCDDSPTSCFGVGSPEGEGPAWEEPAAPRDVFSGPARCPAPYTFSFEMLVTGPCLLAGLESPSHALRADAPPHASSAATICVTLAEGHHCDRALEILLHPSEPHQPHLMLEAGSLSSAEYEAQVRARRDFQRLQRRDSDGDRQVWFLQRRFHKDILLNPVLVLSFCPDLSSKPGHLGTATRELLFLVDGSSVAHKDAIILAVKSLPPQTLINLAMFGTSVQPLFPESRPCSDDAIQLICESIEALQAVVGPPDVLAVLDWALGQPQHRAHPRQLFLLTAASPLATVTHQTLELVRWHRGAARCFSFGLGPACRQLLQGLSALSRGQAYFLRPGERLQPKLVQALRKALEPALSDVSVDWFVPDTVEALLTPREIPALYPGDQLLGYCSLFRVDGFRSRPPGGQEPGWQSLGGSVFPSPEEAPSATSPGTEPTGTSEPLGTGTVSAELSSPWAAGDSEQSTDALTDPVTDPGPNPSSETAIWRRIFQSSYIREQYVLTHCSASPEPGPDSTGSSESPVSQGPGSPEGSGPLDPPSQQGCRSLAWGEPAGSHSCPLPPPPLAPVKTGALSAEVLGRRHRAALAGRSLSSPPGRVNPVPGHPRHPSLGVAPDGPGPEPGQQLGQGLDDSGNLLSPAPMDWDMLMEPPFLFTAVPPNGELAPPPVPLPPQAPRCHVVIRGLCGKQPMCWEVGVGLETLWGPVDGGSQLPSPPERESAWDQALHRLTAASVVRDNEQLALRGGGETMTDQGHARRSWLRALQTSKVSSAPSCFTCPVAVDATTREVLPTALQVRSSEPAEPPGTSPASQGHLDAAPLPTVVHSKELQGGSLAGGWDLDQNGNSKSALGDSAVAPESPHHLSPQPPSQLSLGRRKARGPSSHRLCSPNSSHANDSNSEGSPHDYLPLVRLQEAPGSFRLDAPFCAAVRISWERLCRASPFAAHRASLSPTSASSPWALLGHGVGQGDSATASCSPSPSSGSEGPGQVDSGRGSDTEASEGAEGPGGVDLRGRTWATAVALAWLEHRCAAAFGEWELAAAKADCWLRAQHLPDGLDLANLKAAARGLFLLLRHWDQNLQLHLLCYSPANM; translated from the exons ATGCCTGGCCTGTACTGCCCCTCCAGCTGGACGCCGCTGCCCCTCACGGACTCCTGGGTCCGGGCCTGCGCCAACGGACCCTGTCTCAGCCTGCGGGCCCGGCTCACCTACCACAACCCACAGCCGCAGCCAGTGGACG GCGTGTTCGTGTATCCGCTGGCCGAGGCCGAAGTGGTTTCGGGCTTCGAGGCAGAGGCGGCAGGACGGCGCGTCTCCTTCCAGCTGCAGAGCCGGCGCCGCTCGCAGGCCGCCTGCTGCCGCGCGCTGGGTCCCGCGCTGGGGGCCTCAACGCCCCGCCGCTGCGCGCAGG GTCATCTTGTCTTGGATCTGGCCCAGGCCCGGTCCACGCTGGTGCTGCCCACAGGCCTCATCGCCGCGGCTGGCACCATGACAGTGACCCTGCACAGCAGCCGGGAGCTGCCCTCCAGGCCTGATGGGGTGCTGCACGTGGCTCTACCCTCTGTGCTCACCCCTCTGGCCCCTCCAGGCCCGCCGGGGCCCCCCAGGCCTCCGGGGCTCTGTGACGACAG CCCCACCAGCTGCTTCGGAGTGGGCAGCCCCGAGGGGGAAGGGCCAGCCTGGGAGGAGCCAGCTGCCCCTCGGGACGTGTTCTCAGGCCCTGCCCGCTGCCCTGCCCCATACACCTTCTCCTTTGAGATGCTGGTGACTGGGCCATGCCTGCTGGCAG GCCTGGAGAGCCCCTCTCATGCTCTGCGGGCAGATGCACCCCCTCATGCCAGCTCTGCAGCCACCATCTGTGTCACACTGGCAGAGGGCCACCACTGTGACCGGGCCTTGGAGATCCTGCTGCACCCCAGTG AGCCCCACCAGCCACACCTGATGCTGGAGGCCGGCAGCCTGAGCTCAGCAGAATACGAGGCCCAGGTGAGGGCCCGCCGGGATTTCCAGAGGCTGCAGCGaagggacagtgatggggaccgGCAG GTGTGGTTCCTGCAGCGACGCTTCCACAAGGACATCCTGCTGAACCCCGTGCTGGTGCTGAGCTTCTGCCCTGACCTGAGCTCCAAGCCTGGACACCTGGGCACAGCCACACGGGAGCTCCTCTTCCTGGTGGATGGCAGCAGCGTGGCACACAAG GATGCCATCATTTTGGCTGTGAAGTCGCTCCCGCCCCAGACACTCATCAACCTGGCCATGTTTGGCACGTCAGTGCAGCCCCTCTTCCCAGAGAGCCGGCCTTGCAGTGAT GATGCCATACAGCTCATCTGTGAGAGCATTGAGGCCCTGCAGGCTGTGGTCGGCCCTCCAGATGTGCTGGCTGTGCTGGACTGGGCCCTGGGGCAGCCCCAGCACAGGGCCCACCCTCGGCAGCTCTTCCTGCTTACCGCTGCTTCACCCCTGGCCACCGTTACCCACCAAACCCTGGAGCTCGTGAGGTGGCACAGGGGGGCAGCCAG GTGCTTCTCCTTTGGGCTGGGGCCTGCCTGCCGCCAGCTGCTCCAGGGCCTGTCTGCTCTTAGCCGGGGCCAGGCCTACTTCCTGAGGCCTGGGGAAAGGCTTCAGCCCAAG CTGGTGCAGGCTCTGCGGAAGGCACTGGAGCCCGCATTGAGCGACGTCTCTGTAGACTGGTTTGTTCCTGATACGGTGGAGGCACTGCTGACGCCTCGGGAGATCCCAGCACTCTACCCTGGGGACCAGCTGCTCGGTTACTGCTCACTCTTCAGGGTGGATGGCTTCCGGTCCCGCCCCCCTGGG GGCCAAGAGCCTGGCTGGCAGAGCTTGGGCGGATCCGTGTTCCCATCCCCAGAGGAAGCACCATCTGCCACCAGCCCTGGAACTGAGCCCACTGGCACCTCAGAGCCACTGGGAACAGGCACTGTGTCAGCAGAGCTGTCCAGCCCATGGGCTGCTGGGGACTCAGAGCAGA GTACTGATGCTCTGACAGACCCAGTTACGGACCCTGGACCTAACCCCTCCTCTGAAACAGCCATATGGCGCCGCATCTTCCAGTCCTCATACATCCGGGAGCAGTATGTGCTCACCCACTGCTCTGCCAGCCCAGAGCCAGGCCCAGACTCCACAGGCAGCAGCGAGTCCCCTGTCTCCCAGGGCCCTGGCTCCCCAGAAGGCAGTGGTCCCCTGGATCCCCCTTCTCAGCAGGGCTgccgcagcctggcctggggagaaCCTGCAGGCTCCCATTCCTGCCCCTTGCCTCCACCCCCACTGGCTCCAGTCAAG ACTGGGGCCTTGAGTGCTGAGGTGCTGGGCCGTCGACACAGAGCAGCTCTGGCTGGTCGAAGCCTCTCATCACCCCCAGGCCGGGTCAACCCAGTCCCTGGCCATCCCCGACACCCATCTCTAGGTGTAGCACCAGATGGGCCAGGCCCTGAGCCAGGGCAGCAGCTTGGACAGGGCCTGGATGACTCAG GAAACCTGCTCTCcccggctcccatggactgggaCATGTTGATGGAACCACCGTTCTTGTTCACAGCTGTTCCTCCCAATGGGGAGTTGGCCCCTCCCCCAGTACCACTGCCTCCCCAGGCTCCACGCTGCCACGTGGTGATCCGGGGCCTGTGTGGGAAGCAGCCTATGTGCTGGGAGGTGGGTGTTGGGCTGGAGACATTATGGGGGCCTGTGGATGGTGGCTCACAGCTTCCATCGCCCCCTGAAAGAGAAAGTGCGTGGGACCAAGCACTCCATCGACTGACAGCAGCTTCTGTGGTCCGGGACAATGAGCAGCTGGCTCTCCGAGGAGGGGGCGAGACCATGACTGACCAGG GCCATGCCCGGAGGTCCTGGCTCCGAGCCCTTCAGACAAGCAAGGTCAGCTCTGCTCCCTCCTGCTTCACCTGCCCTGTAGCTGTGGATGCCACCACCAGGGAAGTCCTGCCCACAGCCCTGCAGGTGCGGAGCTCAG AGCCAGCCGAGCCCCCAGGcacctctcctgcctctcagggcCATCTAGATGCAGCTCCTCTGCCCACAGTTGTCCACTCGAAAG AACTTCAGGGAGGCTCTCTGGCAGGCGGCTGGGACCTGGACCAAAATGGCAACTCCAAGTCTGCTTTGGGAGACTCTGCAGTGGCCCCCGAAAGTCCTCATCACCTGTCCCCCCAGCCTCCCTCTCAGCTTAGCCTGGGGCGTCGCAAGGCCAGAGGCCCAAGCAGCCATAGGCTCTGCAGCCCCAACAGCAGCCACGCCAATGACAGCAACAGTGAAGGCAGCCCCCACGACTACTTGCCCTTG GTTCGGCTGCAGGAGGCGCCTGGGTCCTTTCGCTTGGACGCGCCCTTCTGCGCCGCGGTGCGCATTTCATGGGAGCGCCTGTGCCGCGCCTCTCCCTTTGCAGCGCATCGCGCCAGCTTGAGCCCCACTTCGGCCTCCTCTCCCTGGGCACTTCTAGGACACGGTGTCGGCCAAGGCGACAGTGCCACGGCCTCCTgtagcccatcccccagctcggGCTCCGAGGGTCCAGGCCAGGTAGACAGTGGGCGGGGCTCAGACACCGAGGCCTCGGAAGGGGCCGAAGGGCCTGGTGGTGTGGACCTGCGTGGCCGGACTTGGGCCACAGCTGTGGCGCTTGCCTGGCTGGAGCACCGCTGTGCCGCTGCCTTTGGCGAATGGGAACTGGCGGCAGCTAAGGCCGACTGTTGGCTGCGGGCACAGCACCTGCCTGACGGCCTTGACCTGGCCAACCTCAAGGCTGCAGCCCGGGGTCTCTTCCTGCTACTACGCCACTGGGACCAGAACCTGCAGCTGCACCTGCTGTGCTACAGCCCAGCAAACATGTGA
- the ALG3 gene encoding dol-P-Man:Man(5)GlcNAc(2)-PP-Dol alpha-1,3-mannosyltransferase isoform X2 — protein sequence MAAGLRKRGRPGPAIRAAGLCGQWLRRAWQERRLLLLEPRYTLLVAACLCLAEVGITFWVIHRVAYTEIDWKAYMAEVEGVINGTYDYTQLQGDTGPLVYPAGFVYIFMGLYYATGRGTDICMAQHIFAVLYLATLLLVFLIYHQTCKVPPFVFFFMCCASYRVHSIFVLRLFNDPVAMALLFLSINLLLAQRWGWGCCCFSLAVSVKMNVLLFAPGLLFLLLTQFGLRGAIPKLGICAVLQVVLGLPFLLENPVGYVSRSFDFGRQFLFRWTVNWRFLPEALFLHRAFHLALLTAHLTLLLLFALCRWHRTGESILSLLKDPSKRKVPPQPLTPNHCFYPLHLQLHWHLLQPLPSLPVLRLVFPHTALPLVGHACTLAHTPAQVAGAGTH from the exons ATGGCGGCGGGCTTGAGGAAACGCGGCCGGCCGGGTCCCGCAATCCGGGCGGCGGGACTCTGCGGGCAATGGCTACGGCGCGCCTGGCAAGAGCGGCGCCTCCTGTTGCTGGAGCCGCGCTACACGCTGCTGGTGGCGGCCTGCCTCTGCCTGGCGGAGGTGGGCATCACCTTCTGGGTCATTCACAGGGTGGCAT ATACAGAAATTGATTGGAAGGCCTACATGGCTGAGGTAGAGGGCGTCATCAACGGTACCTACGACTATACTCAGCTGCAGGGTGACACTGGACCTCTTGT GTACCCAGCTGGCTTTGTGTACATCTTTATGGGGCTATACTATGCCACTGGCCGGGGCACTGACATCTGCATGGCCCAACACATCTTTGCTGTGCTCTACCTGGCCACCTTGCTGCTTGTCTTCTTGATTTACCACCAGACCTGCAAG GTACCTCCCTTCGTCTTTTTCTTCATGTGCTGTGCATCATACCGTGTCCACTCCATCTTTGTGCTGCGGCTCTTCAATGACCCAGTGGCCATGGCGCTGCTCTTCCTCAGTATCAACCTACTGCTGGCCCagcgctggggctggggctgctgctgTTTCAG CCTGGCAGTCTCTGTGAAGATGAACGTGTTACTCTTCGCCCCTGGGTTATTATTCCTTCTACTCACGCAATTTGGTCTCCGTGGGGCCATCCCCAAGCTGGGCATCTGTGCTGTCCTTCAG GTGGTGCTGGGACTACCCTTCCTGCTGGAGAACCCTGTTGGCTACGTATCCCGCTCTTTTGACTTTGGCCGCCAGTTTCTATTCCGCTGGACAGTGAACTGGCgcttcctccctgaggccctcTTCCTGCATCGTGCCTTCCATCTGGCACTTTTGACCGCCCACCTCACCCTGCTGTTGCTTTTTGCCCTCTGTAGGTGGCACAG GACAGGGGAAAGTATCCTGTCACTGCTGAAGGATCCCTCTAAAAGGAAggttcctccccagcccctcacgCCCAATCAT TGTTTTTACCCTCTTCACCTCCAACTTCATTGGCATCTGCTTCAGCCGCTCCCTTCACTACCAGTTCTACGTCTGGTATTTCCACACACTGCCCTACCTCTTGTGGGCCACGCCTGCACGCTGGCTCACACACCTGCTCAG GTTGCTGGTGCTGGGACTCATTGA